The Blautia hydrogenotrophica DSM 10507 genome window below encodes:
- a CDS encoding oxaloacetate decarboxylase subunit alpha, translated as MSEIQKKPVKIMETILRDAHQSLIATRMTTEQMLPIIDKMDKVGYHAVECWGGATFDASLRFLKEDPWERLRKLRDGFKNTKLQMLFRGQNILGYRPYADDVVEYFVQKSVANGIDIIRIFDCLNDLRNLQTAVTAANKENAHAQVALSYTLGDAYTLEYWTEKAKQIEQMGANSICIKDMAGLLLPYKATELVKALKETVKIPIDLHTHYTSGVASMTYMKAVEAGVDIIDTAMSPFALGTSQPATEVMVETFRGTEYDTGYDQNLLAEIADYFRPIRDEALDSGLLNPKNMGVDIKTLLYQVPGGMLSNLTSQLKEQHAEDKFYEVLEEVPRVRKDLGEPPLVTPSSQIVGTQAVFNVIMGERYKMVTKETKGILSGEYGATVKPFDPEVVKKCIGDKEPITCRPADLIDNELETLESEMAKYKEQDEDVLSYALFPQVATDFFKYREAQKTKVDAKMADTQNGAYPV; from the coding sequence ATGTCCGAGATTCAGAAAAAACCTGTTAAAATAATGGAGACGATTCTGCGTGACGCGCATCAGTCTCTGATCGCAACAAGAATGACAACGGAACAGATGCTTCCGATTATTGATAAGATGGACAAAGTCGGCTACCACGCTGTGGAGTGCTGGGGAGGAGCTACTTTTGACGCTTCCTTGCGTTTCCTGAAAGAAGACCCGTGGGAGAGACTGCGCAAACTGCGTGATGGCTTTAAAAATACAAAGTTGCAGATGCTTTTTCGAGGACAGAATATTCTGGGATATCGTCCCTATGCAGACGATGTGGTAGAGTATTTTGTTCAAAAATCTGTGGCAAATGGAATTGACATTATCCGTATTTTTGACTGTCTGAATGACCTGCGTAATTTGCAGACCGCTGTGACTGCGGCAAACAAAGAGAATGCTCACGCTCAGGTGGCCTTGTCCTACACTCTGGGAGATGCCTATACTCTGGAGTACTGGACAGAGAAGGCAAAGCAGATTGAGCAGATGGGGGCGAACTCCATCTGTATTAAAGATATGGCTGGCCTGTTGTTGCCTTATAAGGCTACGGAGCTGGTAAAGGCCCTCAAAGAGACGGTGAAGATTCCCATTGATTTGCACACACACTACACTTCTGGTGTGGCTTCCATGACTTATATGAAGGCTGTGGAGGCGGGTGTCGACATCATTGACACCGCAATGTCTCCGTTTGCGCTGGGCACCTCCCAGCCGGCTACGGAAGTGATGGTCGAGACTTTCCGGGGCACAGAATACGACACAGGCTATGACCAGAATCTGCTGGCAGAGATCGCCGATTATTTCCGTCCAATTCGTGACGAGGCTCTGGACAGCGGTCTGCTAAATCCAAAGAATATGGGTGTGGATATCAAGACTTTGCTGTACCAGGTACCAGGCGGTATGCTCTCAAACCTGACCTCTCAGCTCAAAGAGCAGCATGCGGAGGATAAATTCTATGAGGTTTTGGAGGAAGTTCCGAGAGTGCGAAAAGACTTAGGCGAGCCGCCATTGGTTACTCCATCCTCCCAGATTGTGGGAACTCAGGCTGTGTTTAACGTTATCATGGGCGAGCGCTACAAGATGGTTACAAAAGAGACGAAGGGAATCTTAAGCGGTGAATACGGCGCTACGGTAAAACCCTTTGACCCAGAGGTTGTGAAAAAATGTATTGGAGATAAGGAGCCGATCACCTGCCGCCCAGCAGATCTGATTGACAACGAGCTGGAGACTTTGGAAAGTGAGATGGCTAAGTACAAGGAGCAAGATGAGGATGTTCTGTCCTACGCATTGTTCCCACAGGTTGCGACGGATTTCTTCAAGTACCGTGAAGCACAGAAGACGAAAGTGGACGCTAAGATGGCGGATACCCAAAATGGAGCTTATCCTGTTTAA
- a CDS encoding sodium ion-translocating decarboxylase subunit beta, with product MSYISDTLSNLVNQTAFFNLSVGNYVMIVVACIFLYLAIKKEYEPLLLVPIAFGMLLVNIYPDIILSAEESSGGAAGLLHFFYLLDEWSILPSLIFLGVGAMTDFGPLIANPKSFLMGAAAQLGIYVAYFLAIFLGFNGKAAAAISIIGGADGPTSIFLAGKLGQTSLMGPIAVAAYSYMSLVPIIQPPIMKMFTTEKERKIKMEQLRPVSKLEKILFPIIITAVVCLILPTTAPLVGMLMLGNLFRESGVVKQLTETASNAMMYIVVILLGTSVGATTSAEAFLNWDTIKIVILGLVAFSFGTFGGVMLGKLMCKLSGGKINPLIGSAGVSAVPMAARVSQKVGAEADPTNFLLMHAMGPNVAGVIGTAVAAGTFMAIFGV from the coding sequence ATGTCTTATATAAGTGATACATTGTCAAATCTGGTGAATCAGACTGCCTTTTTTAATCTTTCCGTGGGAAACTATGTGATGATTGTGGTAGCCTGCATCTTCCTGTATCTGGCAATCAAAAAAGAATACGAACCTCTTCTGCTGGTGCCAATTGCCTTCGGTATGCTCTTGGTAAATATCTATCCAGATATTATTTTGTCAGCGGAAGAATCATCCGGGGGAGCTGCGGGACTTCTGCATTTCTTCTATCTGTTGGATGAATGGAGCATCCTTCCTTCCCTGATCTTCCTGGGAGTCGGAGCTATGACGGATTTTGGGCCACTGATTGCAAATCCGAAAAGTTTCCTAATGGGTGCGGCAGCACAGCTGGGTATCTATGTGGCTTACTTCTTGGCAATTTTCCTTGGATTCAACGGAAAAGCTGCGGCAGCGATTTCTATCATCGGCGGAGCTGACGGACCGACGTCTATTTTCCTGGCCGGCAAGCTGGGGCAGACATCGTTGATGGGCCCCATTGCAGTGGCAGCCTATTCTTATATGTCTTTGGTGCCAATTATTCAGCCTCCGATTATGAAGATGTTCACGACGGAGAAAGAGCGTAAGATTAAGATGGAACAGTTAAGACCGGTATCAAAACTGGAAAAAATTCTGTTTCCAATCATCATCACAGCAGTTGTGTGTCTGATTCTTCCTACTACCGCTCCACTGGTTGGTATGTTGATGCTGGGAAATCTGTTCCGCGAGAGTGGTGTCGTAAAACAGCTGACAGAGACTGCTTCCAATGCGATGATGTATATCGTGGTTATCCTTCTGGGTACTTCTGTCGGTGCTACCACCAGTGCCGAGGCATTCTTGAATTGGGATACCATTAAGATCGTTATTTTAGGTCTGGTGGCCTTTTCCTTTGGTACCTTTGGAGGAGTGATGCTGGGTAAACTGATGTGCAAGCTCTCAGGAGGCAAGATCAACCCATTGATCGGCTCTGCCGGTGTGTCCGCAGTTCCTATGGCGGCTCGTGTGTCCCAGAAAGTAGGAGCTGAGGCTGACCCTACGAACTTCCTTCTCATGCATGCCATGGGACCGAATGTGGCAGGTGTTATCGGTACGGCAGTAGCAGCCGGTACTTTCATGGCGATTTTCGGTGTATAA
- the rsxC gene encoding electron transport complex subunit RsxC gives MGLLTFKGGIHPFDGKELSKEQPIEVYLPKGTMAYPLSQHIGAPAKPVVKKGDRVLKGQVIAEAGGFVSAPIHASVSGTVKGMEPRLTATGTMANAIIVENDQQYEEVEYQPVTSLGELTKEEILKRIQEGGVVGMGGAGFPTHVKLAPKNPESIEYILVNGAECEPYLTSDYRRLLEEGEQVVEGLKVMLALFDNAKGYICIEDNKPDCIRKMEELVKDIPRIEVKALMTKYPQGGERALIYATTGREINSSMLPADVGCVVDNVDTVTAIYKAVMLGRPVIDRIVTVTGDAVAQPKNFMVSTGTNMNELVEAAGGFKGQPEKIISGGPMMGFSMYGLDIPCTKTSSAILSFLRDEVSHVQETACINCGRCVSVCPGHVIPARLATFAQHGDMEKFQEFDGMECCECGCCSYICPAKRPLTQSIKSMRKMVLASRKRG, from the coding sequence ATGGGACTATTAACCTTTAAAGGTGGCATTCATCCCTTTGACGGGAAAGAATTGTCAAAAGAACAGCCCATTGAGGTCTATCTTCCCAAAGGGACCATGGCCTATCCATTGTCGCAGCATATCGGTGCTCCTGCTAAGCCTGTGGTGAAAAAGGGAGATCGCGTTTTAAAAGGACAGGTGATCGCGGAAGCCGGTGGTTTTGTGTCGGCACCTATCCACGCGTCGGTGTCTGGAACCGTAAAGGGGATGGAACCCCGTCTGACAGCGACAGGAACAATGGCGAATGCAATCATTGTGGAGAATGATCAGCAGTATGAGGAAGTAGAATATCAACCAGTGACTTCTCTGGGGGAGCTGACCAAGGAGGAAATTCTGAAGAGAATCCAAGAGGGTGGAGTCGTAGGTATGGGCGGAGCGGGATTCCCAACCCATGTGAAGCTGGCTCCTAAGAATCCGGAGAGCATTGAGTACATATTAGTCAACGGTGCGGAATGTGAGCCTTATCTGACTTCAGATTACCGAAGACTCCTGGAAGAAGGAGAGCAGGTAGTAGAAGGGCTGAAGGTAATGCTGGCGTTGTTTGACAATGCAAAGGGTTACATCTGCATTGAAGACAACAAACCAGACTGTATTCGAAAGATGGAGGAGCTGGTAAAAGACATTCCAAGAATAGAAGTAAAAGCTCTCATGACAAAATATCCGCAGGGTGGTGAGCGTGCGTTGATCTATGCGACCACCGGGCGTGAGATCAATTCTTCCATGCTGCCGGCAGACGTAGGGTGTGTGGTGGACAATGTGGATACAGTCACTGCAATCTATAAAGCTGTTATGCTGGGAAGACCGGTGATTGACCGTATTGTCACGGTGACGGGAGATGCAGTTGCCCAGCCTAAGAATTTCATGGTCAGCACCGGAACAAATATGAATGAATTGGTGGAGGCAGCAGGAGGCTTTAAGGGTCAGCCGGAGAAAATCATCTCTGGAGGTCCTATGATGGGCTTTTCCATGTATGGCTTGGATATTCCGTGTACGAAGACTTCCTCTGCAATTTTGAGCTTTCTTCGGGATGAGGTCTCCCATGTACAGGAGACTGCCTGCATCAACTGTGGCCGTTGCGTCAGTGTCTGTCCGGGGCATGTGATACCGGCCAGATTGGCGACTTTTGCCCAGCACGGAGATATGGAGAAATTCCAGGAGTTTGACGGAATGGAATGCTGCGAATGTGGCTGCTGTAGTTATATCTGTCCGGCTAAACGTCCGCTGACGCAGTCCATTAAGTCAATGCGCAAGATGGTTCTTGCGAGCCGTAAGAGAGGGTAG
- the rpsA gene encoding 30S ribosomal protein S1 — MSELSFEQMLEESLKTIRNGEIVQGTVIDVKDDEIILNIGYKADGIITKNEYSNDQSIVLQDVVHVGDSMEAKVLKVNDGEGQVVLTYKRLAAEKGNKRLEEAYENQEVLRAPVTQVLDGGLCVVVDEARVFIPASLVSDTYEKDLSKYADQEIEFLITEFNPKRRRIIGNRKQLLLAEKAEKQKELMARISVGDTVEGVVKNVTDFGAFIDLGGADGLLHISEMSWGRVENPKKVFKVGDTVKVLIKDINGDKIALSLKFPEENPWLTAAEKFAVGNVITGKVARMTDFGAFVELAPGVDALLHVSQISREHVEKPADVLNIGQEIQAKVVDFNGEEKKISLSMKALEAAKPADEKSAEEDAAAEEE; from the coding sequence ATGTCAGAATTAAGTTTTGAACAGATGTTGGAGGAGTCATTAAAAACTATCAGAAATGGAGAGATTGTCCAGGGTACCGTCATTGATGTAAAAGATGATGAGATTATTCTGAATATCGGATATAAGGCAGACGGTATCATTACGAAGAATGAATACTCAAATGATCAGAGTATTGTATTGCAGGATGTGGTGCATGTGGGTGATTCCATGGAAGCGAAAGTCCTGAAGGTAAACGACGGTGAGGGACAGGTTGTACTTACCTATAAGAGATTGGCGGCAGAAAAGGGCAACAAACGACTGGAAGAGGCGTATGAGAACCAGGAGGTTCTGAGAGCTCCAGTGACTCAGGTACTGGATGGTGGTCTCTGTGTTGTTGTGGATGAGGCAAGAGTCTTTATACCGGCAAGTCTGGTATCTGATACTTATGAAAAAGATTTGAGCAAATATGCAGACCAGGAAATTGAATTCTTAATCACAGAGTTTAATCCAAAGAGAAGAAGAATTATTGGTAACCGTAAGCAGCTTCTGCTGGCTGAGAAAGCTGAGAAGCAGAAAGAATTGATGGCTAGAATTTCCGTAGGAGATACCGTAGAAGGTGTGGTTAAGAATGTGACGGATTTTGGCGCATTTATCGACTTAGGCGGAGCGGACGGACTGCTTCACATCTCAGAGATGAGCTGGGGAAGAGTGGAGAATCCTAAGAAAGTCTTTAAAGTTGGGGATACCGTCAAAGTGTTAATCAAAGATATCAACGGCGATAAAATTGCTCTGAGTCTGAAGTTTCCGGAAGAGAATCCATGGTTGACAGCTGCTGAGAAATTTGCAGTTGGAAATGTGATTACTGGAAAAGTTGCGAGAATGACTGACTTTGGCGCGTTTGTTGAGTTGGCACCTGGAGTAGATGCTCTGCTTCATGTGTCTCAGATTTCTAGAGAGCATGTGGAGAAGCCTGCTGATGTATTAAATATTGGCCAGGAAATTCAGGCTAAAGTTGTGGACTTTAACGGTGAGGAAAAGAAGATCAGCCTGAGTATGAAAGCTCTAGAGGCGGCAAAACCTGCGGATGAGAAATCTGCCGAAGAGGATGCAGCGGCTGAAGAGGAGTAA
- a CDS encoding NAD(P)/FAD-dependent oxidoreductase → MAKFLIVGGGAAGMMAAVHAARGGHEVHLFEKNEKLGKKLYITGKGRCNLTNDCATEELFSAIVSNPKFLYSAFYAYPSQAVMSFFEEADVPLKVERGNRVFPKSDHSSDIISGLARQMQRAGVQIHLNTEVKRLLCEGEQIRGIELEGGVFVPSEHVLVATGGLSYPSTGSTGDGYRFAKECGHTVTSLAPSLVPLTAKEDYIPRLQGLSLRNVSLTIFRNSRKVYEDFGEMMFTHCGVTGPMILSASSRVGRYLEKGEVLLASLDLKPGLSAEQLDRRILRDFEEGKNKQFKNVISGLFPSSLTPVVVELSGIPPEKKVHDISKKERQTFGQLIKSFPFTITGIGEFKEAIITRGGVSVKEVHPQTMESKKMKGLYFAGEVLDLDAVTGGYNLQIAWSTAFLAAQALK, encoded by the coding sequence ATGGCAAAATTTTTGATCGTGGGGGGTGGTGCAGCCGGAATGATGGCCGCGGTACATGCAGCTAGAGGAGGGCATGAGGTCCATCTCTTTGAGAAAAATGAAAAATTGGGGAAGAAGCTGTATATCACAGGAAAAGGACGCTGCAATCTGACCAATGACTGTGCCACAGAAGAATTGTTTTCTGCCATTGTGAGCAATCCTAAATTTCTCTACAGTGCATTTTATGCCTACCCTAGCCAGGCTGTGATGAGCTTTTTTGAGGAGGCAGATGTGCCCTTGAAAGTGGAACGGGGGAACCGCGTTTTTCCAAAGTCAGATCACTCTTCGGACATCATCAGTGGTCTGGCAAGACAGATGCAGCGTGCAGGTGTGCAGATTCATCTGAACACAGAGGTAAAAAGGCTGCTCTGTGAGGGGGAGCAAATCAGAGGGATAGAGTTGGAAGGTGGTGTTTTTGTGCCATCAGAACATGTACTAGTAGCGACTGGAGGACTGTCCTATCCATCCACAGGTTCTACGGGAGACGGATACCGGTTTGCAAAAGAGTGTGGACATACCGTAACCTCTCTAGCCCCCTCTTTGGTTCCGTTGACGGCCAAGGAGGACTATATCCCCAGACTACAAGGCCTTTCTTTAAGAAATGTCTCTTTGACAATTTTTCGGAATTCTCGAAAAGTCTATGAGGATTTCGGAGAGATGATGTTTACCCATTGCGGGGTTACAGGACCTATGATTTTATCTGCCAGTAGCCGAGTTGGAAGATATTTGGAAAAGGGTGAGGTACTCTTAGCCTCTTTGGATTTGAAGCCTGGACTTTCAGCTGAGCAGTTAGATCGGCGAATTTTGAGGGATTTTGAAGAAGGGAAGAACAAACAGTTCAAAAATGTAATCTCTGGTCTTTTTCCGTCTTCTCTGACTCCGGTTGTGGTAGAACTGAGTGGAATCCCGCCAGAGAAAAAAGTACACGACATTTCCAAAAAAGAGAGGCAGACATTTGGACAGTTGATAAAATCTTTTCCTTTCACAATTACGGGAATTGGAGAGTTTAAAGAAGCGATCATTACCAGGGGAGGAGTTTCTGTCAAAGAAGTTCATCCCCAAACAATGGAATCAAAGAAAATGAAAGGTCTGTATTTTGCCGGGGAAGTCTTGGACTTGGACGCGGTGACTGGAGGATATAATCTTCAGATTGCCTGGTCAACAGCCTTCCTGGCTGCGCAGGCACTAAAATAA
- a CDS encoding biotin/lipoyl-binding carrier protein, whose amino-acid sequence MKNYTITVNGNVYQVTVEEGTTDGVVQAATKAVSAPKAAPAAAAPAASVGAGSVKVNASVPGKVLRVEASVGQSVKAGDNIVILESMKMEIPVVAPQDGTIASIDVSEGAAVENGDVLATMD is encoded by the coding sequence ATGAAAAATTATACAATTACAGTAAATGGAAACGTATATCAGGTGACAGTAGAAGAGGGGACCACAGACGGAGTCGTTCAGGCAGCTACAAAAGCAGTCTCTGCACCGAAGGCAGCTCCTGCGGCTGCAGCTCCTGCAGCGAGCGTAGGTGCTGGTTCTGTCAAAGTGAATGCTTCTGTGCCAGGAAAAGTCCTCAGAGTAGAGGCATCTGTGGGACAGTCTGTGAAAGCAGGAGACAATATTGTGATTTTGGAATCCATGAAAATGGAGATTCCGGTTGTAGCTCCGCAGGATGGAACGATTGCAAGCATTGACGTCTCAGAAGGCGCAGCGGTAGAAAACGGAGATGTGCTTGCGACAATGGACTAA
- a CDS encoding ribonuclease H-like domain-containing protein: MIVKNSPITEGLEAFDIVNLLSCQSKHKYVLLDIETTGFTPKNSQLYMIGCIHFSENSWIQTQWLAETFDEEWKILQEFLTHFQGNFHFITYNGDRFDLSYLTDKKSQCQCIKALPWQSSLDLYKLLKPYKKMLNFSHMKQRDLENFLGFNRKYDVSGKECVTIYQRFLRENQPEQAEILLNHNRQDLLGLLKILSMLTYTLPSAGDFQIEDLSTDQQSFKAVLRLPHKLPKSFSWEDELFHLQGDKEMLAFKTPLSQGRLKKFYPNYSDYFYLPGEDMAVHKSLATYIDRSKKKKATARTCYTWFDCNLNFLNDIPTVKDWLTDYFRLAVSCQ; the protein is encoded by the coding sequence ATGATTGTTAAAAACTCCCCAATTACAGAGGGTTTAGAGGCATTTGATATTGTTAATTTATTGTCTTGTCAAAGCAAACATAAGTACGTTTTATTGGACATAGAAACCACTGGTTTTACTCCAAAAAATTCACAGTTATATATGATTGGATGTATCCATTTTTCAGAAAATTCATGGATTCAAACACAATGGTTAGCCGAAACTTTTGATGAAGAGTGGAAAATTTTGCAGGAATTTCTGACGCATTTTCAGGGGAATTTTCACTTCATCACTTACAATGGAGACCGTTTTGACCTGTCCTATCTCACAGACAAAAAATCTCAGTGCCAATGCATCAAAGCGCTGCCTTGGCAGAGTTCTTTAGATCTTTATAAATTATTAAAACCTTATAAAAAAATGCTAAATTTTTCACACATGAAGCAGAGAGATCTGGAAAATTTTTTGGGATTTAACAGAAAATACGATGTGAGTGGCAAAGAATGTGTCACAATTTATCAGAGGTTCCTCCGGGAAAATCAACCAGAGCAGGCTGAAATCTTGCTGAACCACAATCGCCAGGATCTCCTGGGATTGCTGAAAATTTTATCTATGCTCACCTACACCCTGCCTTCTGCCGGGGATTTTCAGATTGAGGACTTAAGCACAGATCAGCAAAGTTTTAAAGCAGTTCTTCGTCTTCCTCACAAGCTACCGAAATCTTTTTCCTGGGAGGACGAGTTGTTTCACCTGCAAGGGGATAAAGAGATGTTGGCATTTAAGACCCCCCTGTCCCAAGGCCGCCTTAAAAAGTTTTATCCGAATTACAGCGATTATTTTTATCTTCCCGGAGAAGACATGGCTGTTCACAAAAGCCTAGCCACATACATAGATCGCTCTAAAAAGAAAAAAGCTACAGCCAGAACCTGCTATACCTGGTTTGACTGTAACTTAAACTTCTTAAATGATATTCCGACTGTAAAAGACTGGCTGACGGATTATTTTCGGCTCGCCGTCTCCTGCCAATGA
- the ispH gene encoding 4-hydroxy-3-methylbut-2-enyl diphosphate reductase, which translates to MNVKVAEHAGFCFGVRRAVDKVYELIESQEKPIYTLGPIIHNESVVGDLEAKGVKVIENIEQLHSVRDGVVVIRSHGVGRAVYELMESLGLSYVDVTCPNVLKIHKIVERESKAGKNIVIIGNAKHPEVEGICGWSVSKPVVIETVEEAEEYQAMNGNPVCIVSQTTFNYNKFKDLVEILEKKRYDNNVLNTICNATEDRQRETKQIAKEVDTMLVIGGKHSSNTQKLYEISKCECGNTYYIQSPVDLDSEMFQSSSCVGITAGASTPNKIIEEVQKHVRIKF; encoded by the coding sequence ATGAATGTAAAAGTTGCAGAGCATGCAGGATTTTGTTTCGGTGTGAGGAGGGCTGTGGATAAGGTATATGAGCTGATTGAGTCCCAGGAAAAGCCTATCTATACCTTAGGGCCCATTATACATAATGAGTCTGTAGTGGGAGATTTAGAAGCAAAGGGAGTAAAAGTAATTGAGAACATCGAACAGTTACACTCTGTCAGAGATGGGGTTGTTGTCATCCGCTCTCACGGGGTGGGAAGGGCGGTCTATGAGCTGATGGAGAGCCTAGGACTGTCCTATGTGGATGTGACATGCCCTAATGTGCTGAAAATTCACAAGATCGTGGAGCGGGAGAGCAAGGCGGGGAAAAATATTGTCATCATTGGAAATGCGAAACATCCGGAAGTGGAAGGAATCTGCGGATGGTCAGTGTCGAAGCCTGTGGTAATCGAAACTGTGGAAGAAGCAGAAGAATATCAGGCTATGAACGGCAATCCTGTGTGTATTGTGTCCCAAACGACATTTAATTACAACAAATTTAAAGATTTAGTTGAAATTCTTGAAAAAAAGAGGTATGATAATAATGTTTTAAATACCATATGCAATGCTACAGAGGATCGGCAAAGGGAAACGAAACAGATCGCAAAAGAAGTGGACACCATGCTGGTAATCGGCGGCAAGCATAGCTCGAATACACAGAAGTTGTATGAAATCTCAAAATGTGAATGTGGAAATACTTACTATATACAGTCACCTGTCGACTTGGATTCTGAAATGTTCCAATCCAGTAGTTGCGTAGGTATTACAGCAGGGGCATCCACCCCAAACAAAATTATTGAGGAGGTTCAAAAGCATGTCAGAATTAAGTTTTGA
- a CDS encoding PaaI family thioesterase gives MGKVKTTEEIKKMEEEIRQNIKEIESRQPDHLYQKLKMEFYDWDYEERSVTVRYPVLDWELNHMKSMHGGIIASAIDTTSGITTSHFANHTITPTISININYLSPAMDGDAMLVKAKIDRMGKRLVNLTTNCYSENSGNVIATATVNFMLVGKQ, from the coding sequence ATGGGGAAAGTAAAGACGACAGAAGAAATCAAAAAGATGGAGGAAGAGATTCGCCAAAATATCAAAGAGATTGAGAGTAGGCAGCCAGATCACCTCTACCAGAAACTAAAAATGGAGTTTTATGACTGGGACTACGAGGAGAGATCTGTCACAGTGCGTTATCCGGTCTTAGACTGGGAGCTGAATCACATGAAAAGTATGCACGGCGGAATTATCGCCTCTGCCATCGACACCACCAGCGGTATCACTACCAGCCATTTTGCAAATCATACGATAACTCCCACGATCAGCATCAATATCAATTATCTTTCACCTGCCATGGATGGAGATGCGATGCTGGTGAAGGCCAAAATCGACCGTATGGGAAAGAGATTGGTGAATCTGACTACTAATTGTTACTCGGAGAACAGCGGAAATGTCATTGCCACAGCGACAGTAAATTTTATGCTGGTCGGAAAACAATAG
- a CDS encoding OadG family transporter subunit produces the protein MKQTSKRLISLSLVILCVVSLCACGGKKESTLNADIQSQAEQNAIGLVQTIVELTDSDIENYMNSGDEFTENAMEAWEGSKGELGAFTEAGDVTTEYDETEKKYTVTVPAKFENADSNFVFEFDKTGAPSTLSVEVQYPKSVNLQRAAMNTLMGLGTVFVVLIFLSFVISLLKYIPGWVDSIGKKKQAPQDTQERKTEVLLSEPEELTEKLTEDVSDDTELIAVIAAAIAAAEGTSTDGFQVRTIRKVKRKKW, from the coding sequence ATGAAGCAGACAAGTAAAAGATTAATCAGCCTTTCTCTGGTGATTCTGTGCGTGGTTTCTCTGTGTGCCTGCGGCGGCAAAAAGGAGAGTACGCTCAATGCAGACATTCAAAGTCAGGCAGAGCAAAACGCTATCGGCTTGGTTCAGACGATTGTGGAACTGACGGACAGTGACATAGAGAATTATATGAATTCCGGGGATGAGTTCACCGAAAATGCCATGGAGGCATGGGAAGGCTCAAAAGGAGAGCTGGGTGCGTTCACCGAGGCTGGAGATGTGACCACAGAGTACGACGAGACTGAAAAAAAATATACCGTGACAGTACCGGCGAAATTTGAGAATGCGGATTCAAATTTTGTGTTTGAATTTGATAAGACAGGAGCTCCTTCTACTTTGAGTGTGGAAGTACAGTATCCAAAGTCTGTAAATCTTCAGCGCGCGGCGATGAATACTTTGATGGGACTTGGAACGGTGTTTGTCGTATTGATTTTCCTGAGTTTTGTGATTTCTCTGCTGAAATACATTCCTGGATGGGTGGACTCTATTGGAAAGAAGAAGCAGGCGCCTCAGGATACACAGGAACGGAAGACAGAAGTTCTCTTGTCAGAGCCGGAGGAACTGACCGAGAAGCTGACGGAGGATGTATCTGATGACACGGAGCTGATCGCTGTTATCGCTGCGGCGATTGCGGCCGCAGAGGGAACCAGCACAGATGGTTTCCAAGTACGGACGATTCGAAAAGTAAAACGCAAAAAATGGTGA
- the cmk gene encoding (d)CMP kinase: protein MVTNIAIDGPAGAGKSTIAKRVAKELSFIYVDTGAMYRAMALYLLRNHIRPEDSASMESACQSADVSIIHKNGEQQVLLNGENVTGQLRTEEVGNMASVSSANPKVREKLMQLQQDLARTNSVVMDGRDIGTKVLPDAGVKIYLTASARTRALRRYQELVKQGVSCDLDEIERDIILRDERDMKREISPLCQADDAVLVDSSDLGIDEVVEKIMAVYRARSEQR from the coding sequence ATGGTTACAAATATTGCAATTGACGGACCGGCAGGTGCCGGCAAAAGTACGATTGCCAAAAGAGTGGCAAAAGAATTGTCCTTTATCTATGTGGACACTGGAGCGATGTACCGGGCTATGGCCCTGTATCTGTTGAGAAATCATATCCGCCCAGAAGATTCAGCTTCCATGGAGAGCGCCTGTCAGAGTGCAGATGTTTCTATCATTCACAAAAACGGAGAACAGCAGGTGCTGTTGAATGGTGAGAATGTGACGGGGCAATTGCGCACGGAAGAGGTAGGTAATATGGCCTCTGTGAGTTCGGCAAATCCAAAAGTCCGCGAGAAGCTCATGCAGCTTCAGCAGGATTTGGCGAGGACCAACAGTGTCGTTATGGATGGAAGGGATATCGGGACGAAAGTACTGCCAGATGCCGGCGTAAAAATATATCTGACAGCCAGTGCACGCACTCGGGCGCTCAGGCGCTATCAGGAACTTGTCAAACAAGGAGTTTCCTGTGATTTAGATGAGATTGAAAGAGACATTATCCTCAGAGATGAGAGGGATATGAAACGAGAAATTTCTCCTCTGTGCCAGGCGGATGACGCGGTGCTAGTAGACTCTTCTGACTTGGGAATCGACGAGGTTGTGGAAAAAATTATGGCGGTGTACCGAGCGAGGAGTGAGCAAAGATGA